GTTGACCATTCTGTTGAGTTTGTGTCCGGAGAAGAAGCTGAGATGAAGGTTGAAGGAGAGACGCCATTGGTGAAGCTTTTGGTGTTGGCTTGGGATGCGGCGGAGCTGTACGGAAGCGGCTTATCGAGTTCTATACGCCGAAGGTAAGAGAGTAGGTGACGAAGCATGATTTGTAACACTGTTTTATTGGGCTTCGGCCCATTTAGTTTTACCCAGTACAATTCTAATTTTAAATCACCCAACGAAAAGAAAATTACTTTTACTACCACGGTAACAGTGAATTTTCAGCAGACAAAAGAGTGGCGTCTTTTTTTACTGGTCTTTTATTTACCACTTCAACTATTTTCATGAAAATTCAGATAAACTTTCCAATATTTGTTCAGCATTCAGATAGAATAGCCATTGCTTGGATGCATAGTAAGCCAATGCAAAGCACATTGCATGAACATACAAAATAGAAATTTACAAAGAAACCATTAGCTTCTCTTCGTCTACATAATGTCATTCTCTTTTTCTGCGTCATATTATAAATGTCGAAaaatagtttttggtttttgtttgtgAGCAGTTGAACTCGAGAGTAGATTAACGAACAATAATAACTCAAACGCTGAGTTCTAAGACTAGCATATACAATTTTCGGGCATCAATCTTATACATTATCAGGCCAGAACTCCCTGAAGAAGGCTCGTTCAAATTCCTTCTCCTGTAACTGTTTTTCGTGCTCCATCAACTTCCGCATTTTCTTTGACAGTTTCTTGGATTGCTTAGAGACTTCTTCCTCCTGAAATTTGTAtagtaaggaaaaaaaaagataagatatATGCCTTAATAGACAAACAGAAGAGGCATTTGCATTGGAAACAATCAGCTTCTACTTGTCGgtttttaaaaacatacattTCCAGAATCCGTAGCTTTCACGGCTTTTCTCTTGGTTGGTTTTTCAGCTGGAGCTCCCAGCCCTCGTTTGTTATTTTTCAGCTCTGCTTGGACTGGCACCAATATACCCTGTTTGGAAAAGACACCTAATCATTCAGAAAGACATGAATACTTAAAATACAGAAACTAGTACATAATGAACATGACTCATTAAGAACAACAACGCAAAGAGTAAATCAACCAAGACACCTTAAGACTCGAAAGTCGGAAAGCAAGTTAATATAAGCGTTTTAGGATGATTGTAAAATAACTCAAAACATCAGTTTTCTACTAAAACTTCAGTGTATCTCTACAGAAAAAAAGATTCTGAATTGTGAAGGAAATTCACTTGTAGACTTTCATGTAAGGCACAACAAGATAGTACACAATCTAGTAAGAATTTCAAAATAACAACTCCTTCATACAACTAAGAAAGTCTCAACATTCTGGCGAATGACACTATATTAACAAATAAATGCGGATTCCACAACTAGATAGAACCATAATTGATACAAGCAGATATGAGTTTTACCTGTTCAGCGACTCCAAGACCAGTGCCTTCCTTCCAGCCCTGCTTCTTTAAGAGCTGCATATTCCAATTAGTTGAGAACCAGCTTAgactttttaaatttaatgaaaaaaaaaaacatcaaacataaacaTCCTAGATAGAACATAGCTCAACAAAAGATACCTGAAACCCAATGTTGGAAGAACTGATTGCAGCCCATGAACTGCTTGATCCAGCAGACTCATCCATACCTATATACAATGAATCAAACattcagaaaaataaaactttggatGAGAGTTAGTAGCTTTAATCTTAGGGttaacaattcagattgtcgccGGCCAAACTCAAAACACCCCTTCTGTTAATTCGTGTCTGGGCATAACTGGCAACACGAATCCAAAGTCAAAACAAGGAGAGATTTTCATAAACCATGAACCTGATTCCTGAAACATCAGACAATTGAAAGTAATTGATAAACGGGGAACTCACCAGCAACGACGTGAAACTCAAGCAGTCTCCAGAACAAAATCAGACCAAGAAAACCTAGAATCGAAGAGACGAGCTTATCGGAATTCGATTCGAGTCTCGAAAGAACGATTCCCTATCTCTATCGAACCAACGCCTCTGATTGCGTCGCCGGCGTGAGGCGGTTGAGCGTCttagtttatatttaaaaccGCTTTCTAAAGCATAACGGGCCTGTTTATTTAGTTAGGCCAGGCCCAACAGAGGCCCAACAATATAGCAGACGCGGACTAATCTAAACCAAACAGTAAATCTGGAGTTCGTCGTTTTCAGGTGGGCATAAAGCTCAGTGCGTCCACGCTTcaccttcttcctcctcctcctcctctacaTCCCCCCTTCTCGATTATAGAGAACAAAGGctaagtctctctctctccccgaTTTCTTCGCGAAAATTTCGTATCCATGGTAAGCAATCAGTTTCTATCATcttcctttttcattttctagGTTTTGCATCTTTTATCTCGATCGCAAATGATAGGGTTTTTGGAATCCAAGACTTGTTTTGTGTTGCATTTATTTCGAATTTTAGGTTAATGATTTCAAAATGCGACCTTTACTTTCGTATAGATCTAGTGGGTTTGTGATTGTTTGGGATTTGATTTTGATCTGCTCGTTGTTCTTCGAGATTGGGTTGATTCACTTCCTTTTGtaggttttggtttggtttgatattgaaatatagattttttttttatcaaagtttAACTTTGAATTACATTTTATATGTAACCTCTATGTTCTCTATGCGTTCGATGACAGGCACCTGTGAGGGGGATTCTTGGTTTGCAGAGGGCAGTATCTGTTTGGAAGGAGAGTAACAGACTTGCTCCAGCTTTGAGATCATTCAGCACCCAAGCTGCGTCCACTTCCACCACTCCACAGccacctccacctcctccgCCTCCGGAGAAGACTCATTTCGGTGGTCTCAAGGATGAAGATCGGATTTTTACCAACCTCTACGGTCTGCACGACCCGTTTCTCAAGGGGGCGAAGAAGAGAGGTGATTGGTACAGGACCAAGGATTTGGTGCTCAAGGGTACTGATTGGATTGTTAATGAGATGAAGAAGTCTGGTCTTCGTGGACGTGGCGGTGCTGGTTTCCCTTCTGGTCTTAAGTGGTCCTTTATGCCTAAAGTCTCTGATGGGCGTCCTTCTTATTTGGTTGTCAACGCTGATGAGAGTGAGCCTGGGACTTGTAAAGATAGGGAGATCATGCGTCATGACCCTCACAAGTTGTTGGAAGGGTGTTTGATTGCTGGTGTTGGTATGAGAGCTAGTGCAGCTTATATTTACATCAGGGGTGAGTATGTGAATGAGCGTTTGAATCTAGAGAAGGCGAGGAGAGAGGCATATGCAGCTGGTCTCTTGGGGAAGAATGCATGTGGTTCTGGGTATGACTTCGATGTTTACATCCATTTTGGAGCTGGTGCGTACATTTGTGGTGAAGAGACTGCGCTTCTTGAAAGTCTCGAAGGGAAGCAAGGAAAGCCTAGGTTGAAGCCTCCGTTCCCTGCTAATGCTGGTTTGTACGGTTGTCCCACAACTGTTACCAATGTGGAAACGGTGGCTGTTTCTCCTACCATTTTAAGGCGTGGACCTGAGTGGTTTTCGAGTTTTGGTAGGAAGAATAACTCTGGGACGAAGCTGTTTTGTATATCGGGCCATGTTAACAAGCCATGTACCGTTGAAGAGGAGATGAGTATCCCTCTCAAGGAACTGATTGAGAGGCATTGTGGAGGTGTCAGGGGTGGATGGGACAACCTGCTTGCTATCATTCCTGGAGGTTCCTCTGTCCCTTTGATTCCTAAGAACATATGCGAGGATGTGCTGATGGATTTCGATGCGCTCAAGGCTGTCCAGTCAGGGCTAGGAACTGCAGCGGTCATTGTGATGGACAAATCGACCGATGTTGTGGATGCAATTGCGAGGCTCTCTTACTTCTACAAGCATGAAAGCTGTGGGCAGTGCACTCCGTGCAGAGAGGGAACAGGGTGGCTCTGGATGATCATGGAGAGGATGAAAGTTGGCAATGCAAAGCTGGAGGAGATTGATATGCTTCACGAGGTAACCAAGCAGATCGAAGGACACACAATCTGTGCATTGGGTGATGCAGCTGCATGGCCAGTGCAAGGTCTGATAAGGCACTTTAGGCCGGAGCTTGAGAGAAGGATCAGGGAACGCGCTGAAAGGGAGTTGCTACAGGCTGCTGCTTAAAGCCCTTGTTAACGACAGGTTTGCATCTCCCATCCCTGAACTCTTTTAATTTCCTGTTGCAAACTTAAAAGCAAAGATCTAGTTCATTGTTTCGCATGAAAAGGTAGAATTGTGTATGTCAGTACTCGGCTCTATAGTTTCTTTGGGCCTTCATAGTCTATACCTTTTTGCAGGGTATTTGCTATTATTTTCAACGGAAATAAAATCTGAAGCAcattattagggttttggggaTGCAAAGCTACTtcagaaggagaagaaggtaCTGTATTTGTTGAAATGGTTCATGTTAAACTTTAATCAAACTGTATCAGAAAGAGCTCTGTTTGCTCTTTTGCTTATTCTACTTTCTTtcaatgtttgtttgttttctcaTGACTACTGAGAGCACATTTTGGGAACAACCAACCAAACAAAAccttttcatatttaaaataaaggATACTCCTTTTTTGGGTTTTTAGACCGTTCATTACACCCCAAATAAGTTTATAATCACTGGTTCTTTTTGGCTTGTTGTGGAAAATATCTATAGGGTAATGACTGGTACATTGATACCCATAGTTGATCTTGTATCATTGTGATTAGTCGCAACTGGTAGAATCTTAATCTAGGTGTGACTATTCTCGTATATGTTCACATCAAAAAGAGGAAAACATGAATGTTAGAGAGACCTGTGAATTGATGGGACAAGTACGGTAGGGGACCGGTCTGGTTTGGTGGATGTTTATGGATAAGACGTACGTCACCATCTTCTTCTAACTTCTTTGTCCAGTTCTGcagtttatttttcatttttcaagttCTTTCCTAATCAATAACATTACGAGATCGAGATGTAGTGAAAGTAAATCTATACATATCAAGTTAACCGAGTACAGTATGTGTAAAAGCTTTGTTGCACACTGACTAGGCACTAAATCACATGTTGCATAAACTGGATAGTGTATTTCGTAGGCAACTTATATTGGAAAGCGTCATCTAAAGTGTGTTGAAGAGGCTTCCCTTTATTTGTAAACACAGAAATATACTCTAAACTAATACTAAACAAATTAGTTTGAACAATTTTTCATatagttttgtaatttttaattgtCTAATGATAAAAAG
This genomic stretch from Brassica napus cultivar Da-Ae chromosome C9, Da-Ae, whole genome shotgun sequence harbors:
- the LOC111210093 gene encoding SURP and G-patch domain-containing protein 1-like protein, which gives rise to MDESAGSSSSWAAISSSNIGFQLLKKQGWKEGTGLGVAEQGILVPVQAELKNNKRGLGAPAEKPTKRKAVKATDSGNEEEVSKQSKKLSKKMRKLMEHEKQLQEKEFERAFFREFWPDNV
- the LOC111210094 gene encoding NADH dehydrogenase [ubiquinone] flavoprotein 1, mitochondrial-like, which encodes MAPVRGILGLQRAVSVWKESNRLAPALRSFSTQAASTSTTPQPPPPPPPPEKTHFGGLKDEDRIFTNLYGLHDPFLKGAKKRGDWYRTKDLVLKGTDWIVNEMKKSGLRGRGGAGFPSGLKWSFMPKVSDGRPSYLVVNADESEPGTCKDREIMRHDPHKLLEGCLIAGVGMRASAAYIYIRGEYVNERLNLEKARREAYAAGLLGKNACGSGYDFDVYIHFGAGAYICGEETALLESLEGKQGKPRLKPPFPANAGLYGCPTTVTNVETVAVSPTILRRGPEWFSSFGRKNNSGTKLFCISGHVNKPCTVEEEMSIPLKELIERHCGGVRGGWDNLLAIIPGGSSVPLIPKNICEDVLMDFDALKAVQSGLGTAAVIVMDKSTDVVDAIARLSYFYKHESCGQCTPCREGTGWLWMIMERMKVGNAKLEEIDMLHEVTKQIEGHTICALGDAAAWPVQGLIRHFRPELERRIRERAERELLQAAA